GCAACATTTAAGATACTGCCGGTTCCTCTTTGTACCATATCTTCAATAAACACTTTTGTTAACTTAGTTAATGCCATTATATTCACTTGTATCATATCCAATTGCCTTTTATAATCTGACTTTGAAAATTCACCAAAATCTCCTAGTCCTGCATTATTTACTAAATTATCAACAAATATATTTTTTTTCTTCACAAAATCTAATATGCATTCCACACTATCCTCATTGGATAAATCTATTGATAGCACTTCTATATCTACATCACTTAATTTAGATATTTCTTCCTTTACTTTATATAAAGCTTCATAATTTCTAGCAACCAGTATTAAATTATTTCCACCTTTAGCAAATAACTTTGAAAGTTCATATCCAATCCCTGAGGATGCTCCAGTTATTATTGTATATTTATCCATAATGTCCTCTCTTTTATCTAATTAAATTTAGATTTATTCTATCATAAACCATTAGTTATTGACAGTTCATTGCATATATGCTACTCTTAATGTATAAAATCGAATGTTTAAAAGGGAGTAGTTCCAAACACATCATCAACAGGTCGACTATTTTTTAGTCTGGTGCTGTGTACCTATAACTTTTAGGTTACGAGACTTTTAATATGATTCTTCAGTGGAGGAATTATATTAAAAGTCTTTTTTTATATACTATATTAAAATTTAACATTATATAAATTGAGCAAGAATTTATAAATATATTTTTTGCGGTTAAACTATTTTTAGAAAATTAATAAGACTTTTACCCTTTCATCTTATTATTTAAATGAGGAGTTGTGCGAAATGAAAAACTATTATAAC
This sequence is a window from Clostridium sp. 'White wine YQ'. Protein-coding genes within it:
- a CDS encoding SDR family NAD(P)-dependent oxidoreductase codes for the protein MDKYTIITGASSGIGYELSKLFAKGGNNLILVARNYEALYKVKEEISKLSDVDIEVLSIDLSNEDSVECILDFVKKKNIFVDNLVNNAGLGDFGEFSKSDYKRQLDMIQVNIMALTKLTKVFIEDMVQRGTGSILNVASTAAFAPGSNMSVYYATKAFVLSFTEALYEENTKKGIRVMALCPGAVNTGFQQKAGIKKSKLAKGNIMAQEEVAIIGYTKFIKTNKAIVIPGFKNKLLIQTMRILPRSLIRKIIKRVNKG